Part of the Candidatus Zixiibacteriota bacterium genome is shown below.
ACCGTGCCCCGTGTCCGCAGACAGGCGGGCGCCGGCAGGCAGGAGGTATCGGCACAACCAATCTCTGGATTCCCAATCAAGTTGGGAATGACGTGGGCAGTGTGGGAATGACATCACTATAGCATCCGCCTAAGGCGGACAAAAGGCCGGACAGTAGTGAAATTTTATAATGCATAAGAACTTTTAATTTATCAGGTTGTTGATAAAAGGTAAATTTTTATTATGTTAGTTTGTAGTCCGCCTAAGGCGGACAAACTGACACAGTTTGCTTAAAAAGAAGGTCGGCAGGTCACGCTTCACTACGACCTGCCTAAATAGTTGAATACGCCCCTGCGTGTTAATCTAATCCCTCAATCACCGACTTCAATTTCGCAATCATATCCTTGTAATGGCTTCCCTGCCAATAGATACGCCGGCATTTCGGGCATCGCTTGAAACTGTCTTGAGTCTTGATTATATACGGAAACACTTCATCGGTGACATCCTCGCCGGCAACCTCACTGCAAACCTTATTGCATTCCAGACAGCGAGTAAATAATTTGTCTTTGTTTATCTGCAGGTTCAACTGAGTAATTACCGCTTTTAATTGCTTCTCCGGTGAATCGCTTTCGATAAGGAGACGCCGCTCAGATTCGATACGTTCAACCAGATTACTATCTCGCGTGAGAACAATACGACCCTGTTTAAGCATCACCGATAGAAGCTCGGCATCGCCGATAGTTTGCTCAAAATACGTATCATATCCAAGCATCCGCAGGTATCGGGCCAGCTTGCCAAGATTGTCATCGCAGAGGAATTTCATAAAGGTAAGGTAGGGGATGATGATATGTTGGTCAAGGGGCTTGTTGTTTTGATGATAGGGATTGTTTTAATGTGTTGCCAGACAATAGACCCCAAAATGAGTAAATAATCATATATTAAATGCTTAGCCGCTCGATAACAACCTTCTCTATACCAGTCAAATCCTTTAGGGTAGTTGGTGTACGTCCTCGTGCGCCAACCACTTTATTATTCCCCGCTTGAGAATGGTTAAGGGTGTGTTCTTAACACTAAGTGTTCAACATGATTCCGAATAATTTATTTGTAGTTCTACTGCAAAATCATAGTGTTAGATGTT
Proteins encoded:
- a CDS encoding Mut7-C RNAse domain-containing protein → MKFLCDDNLGKLARYLRMLGYDTYFEQTIGDAELLSVMLKQGRIVLTRDSNLVERIESERRLLIESDSPEKQLKAVITQLNLQINKDKLFTRCLECNKVCSEVAGEDVTDEVFPYIIKTQDSFKRCPKCRRIYWQGSHYKDMIAKLKSVIEGLD